From Amphiura filiformis chromosome 20, Afil_fr2py, whole genome shotgun sequence, a single genomic window includes:
- the LOC140142360 gene encoding uncharacterized protein codes for MTLRDSKDPVIKNTQPDVRSGRKWTANLAVEEAESRLKHKEMVGATQLGRQGLGWTTHKWWSSSSDKERRKLVSQEIREAEEEKRLATAVGQAKQGAWTRWENVEQRNMSWSVLWQMEPLRISFLCRSTYDLLPTPANLSVWYEDKTDCCIACGKKGTLQHILSACTPALASGMYTWRHNNVLGVLVEAVKLQVDQNNVSQAPTNTKRYISFVKEGSQSRSYSSSSRSSILSSADDWCIRADLDGKGGFPREILITTLRPDIVIWSEAGKEVIIGELTVPWEDNIDEAHERKLTKYSELRAECKDRGWKASCYPFEVGCRGFVAHSLQKWLRDLGFNRRELKSVSRAASVAAESGSSWVWSKYIQRSR; via the coding sequence ATGACCCTGAGAGACTCAAAGGACCCGGTAATCAAGAACACCCAGCCGGATGTTAGGTCAGGGAGAAAGTGGACAGCGAACTTGGCAGTTGAGGAGGCAGAATCAAGACTGAAGCACAAGGAGATGGTTGGCGCTACCCAGCTAGGCCGTCAGGGGCTTGGTTGGACTACGCACAAATGGTGGTCATCTTCTTCTGACAAGGAACGTCGCAAGCTGGTTTCGCAGGAGATCCGAGAGGCAGAAGAGGAGAAGAGACTGGCTACAGCAGTAGGTCAAGCTAAGCAAGGCGCTTGGACACGGTGGGAGAATGTTGAACAACGCAACATGTCTTGGAGCGTGCTCTGGCAGATGGAACCTCTTCGCATCTCATTTCTGTGCAGGTCAACATATGACCTATTACCAACACCAGCCAACCTGAGCGTCTGGTATGAGGACAAGACGGATTGTTGCATTGCGTGTGGAAAAAAGGGAACTTTGCAGCATATTCTGAGTGCATGTACACCTGCTCTTGCGAGTGGTATGTACACCTGGAGGCACAATAACGTCCTCGGAGTGTTAGTGGAGGCAGTCAAGCtgcaagttgatcaaaataatgtttcacaAGCTCCAACCAATACCAAGCGTTACATATCATTTGTGAAGGAGGGCTCTCAGTCCAGGTCATATAGTTCCAGTTCAAGATCGAGCATCCTTTCTTCAGCAGATGACTGGTGTATTAGAGCTGATCTGGATGGCAAAGGAGGATTTCCAAGAGAGATATTGATCACCACACTCCGTCCAGATATTGTCATATGGTCAGAGGCTGGAAAAGAAGTGATCATTGGAGAGCTGACTGTTCCATGGGAAGACAACATTGATGAAGCTCATGAGAGAAAATTGACCAAGTATTCAGAATTGAGAGCAGAATGCAAGGATAGAGGTTGGAAGGCTTCTTGCTACCCCTTCGAAGTCGGCTGCCGTGGTTTTGTTGCACACTCTTTGCAGAAGTGGCTGCGAGATTTGGGCTTCAACAGGAGAGAGCTAAAGTCAGTTAGCAGGGCAGCGTCAGTGGCTGCAGAATCAGGATCGTCGTGGGTGTGGTCCAAGTACATTCAGAGGAGTAGATAA